ATGGAGATCCACCTGGATCGCAAGATTGCCGAGAAGCGAACCTATCCGGCCATCAACATCCGCAGCTCCGGCACTCGCCGTGAAGATCTGCTGATGAGTGAGGCGGATATCCAGCGTATCTGGATCCTGCGCAAGCTCCTGCACTCCATGGACGACGACACAGCTGCCATCGAGTTCCTGCTGGACAAGCTCAAGGACACCAAGACCAACGACGAGTTCTTCCAGTCCATGAAGCGCCGTTGATGCCCGGTCTGTAACCGTTTAACTCTTGCGCCTCCGTTTGGGGGCTGCAGCGCCGGGTGATCCCTCCCCGGACACGCCGTGAATACGTCCCTGTAGGCTTGGTCTTGCCATCCCTGGCAAGACACAGTCCGGGGAGGGATCACCCGGCACTGCTGATCTGATTCTCTGCGCGCATCGTTAATACCGACTTAGGGTTCAAGCTGCACAAGCGCTAGCGCCATGGGCATAATGTTTTGGCGGCAAAGAACAACGCTTAGCGAACGGGGTGGTGGATGTCTTTCCCAGACCGTGCATTGCCAGGGATGGCAATGCCGAGCCCCCAGGGATGGGTTTACGGCGTGTCTGGGAAAGACATCCACCACCCCGTTCCTGCACCCAAGCCTGAAGCACAGTAATTGCACTTCGAAACGGTACGGGATCTAACCGGAGCAATCGATGAAATACAACGACCTGCGTGACTTCATTGACCAGTTGGAGAAGCTGGGCGAGCTGAAACGGATCAGCGTTGAGGTCGACCCCCATCTGGAAATGACCGAAATCTGCGACCGCACTTTGCGGGCAGGTGGTCCTGCGTTATTGTTTGAAAATCCCAAGGGCTATGACATGCCGGTACTGGCGAACCTGTTCGGGACACCGAAGCGGGTGGCGCTGGGTATGGGGCAGGATAGCGTCACCGCGCTTCGGGACATCGGTAAGCTGCTGGCGTTTCTCAAGGAACCGGATCCCCCCAAGGGTTTTCGGGATGCCATTGAAAAGCTGCCGCTGTTTCGGCAGGTGATGCGGATGAGCCCGAAGGTGCTGCGCTCCGCGCCCTGCCAGGACGTGGTGATCGAGAGAGATCAGGTGGATCTTTACCAGATTCCGGTTCAGCACTGCTGGCCGGGGGATGCCGGGCCGCTGGTAACCTGGCCGCTGGTGATTACCCGTGGGCCCCACAAAGAGCGCCAGAACCTTGGCATCTACCGGCAGCAGGTGATTGGCCGCAATCGGCTGATCATGCGCTGGCTAAGTCATCGTGGTGGTGCCCTGGATTTTCAGGAGTTCCAGAAGGCCAATCCCGGTAAGCCATACCCGGTGGCTGTGGCGCTTGGCGCCGACCCGGCTACGATTCTCGGAGCGGTTACGCCGGTCCCCGATACCCTGTCGGAATATGCTTTTGCCGGCCTGCTCAGGGGCAGCCGCACTGAACTGGTGAAGGCGAGCCTGAGTGATCTTGAAGTGCCTGCCAGCGCCGAGATTGTGCTTGAGGGCTTCATCTACCCGGATGACGTGGCGCCGGAAGGGCCGTTTGGCGATCACACCGGTTACTACAACGAAGTGGATCAGTTCCCGGTGTTTACCGTGGAGCGCATCAGCCATCGCCGGGACCCGATCTATCACAGCACCTACACCGGCCGCCCCCCCGATGAACCGGCGATTCTCGGAGTGGCGCTGAACGAAGTATTCATCCCGATTCTGCAGAAGCAGTTTCCGGAAATCGTGGATTTCTACCTGCCGCCGGAAGGCTGTTCCTATCGGCTTGCTATCGTGACCATGAAGAAACAGTATCCCGGCCATGCCAAACGGGTGATGATGGGGGTATGGTCATTTCTACGGCAGTTCATGTACACCAAGTTTGTGATTGTCACCGACGATGATGTGAATGCCCGCAACTGGGAGGATGTGATCTGGGCGATTACCACCCGGATGGATCCGGTGCGGGACACCACCCTGGTGGAGAATACGCCGATCGATTACCTGGACTTTGCCTCCCCGGTGTCGGGACTCGGTTCCAAGATGGGGATGGACGCCACCAACAAGTGGCCGGGAGAGACCACCCGTGAGTGGGGCGAGCCCATCGCGATGGCGGACGATGTCAAACATCGGGTGGATGAGATGTGGGACTCGCTGGGCATTGAAAGTCCGGGATCCCGCCCCGACTGATATGCCCAGAGATCATCGGCGTGTCGCACTTTTACCGTCCGGTCTCGTCTTCGAAGTGGCTGCCGAACGGAATTTGCTCAGTGCCGCTGCCAGCGCAGGCGTCGACGTACCTGCGGCCTGTCGAAACGGGGTGTGTGAACTCTGTGAGGCCCGGTTACTGGCCGGGCTCGCGCTCAACACCCGAAACCAACAGATTATT
This sequence is a window from Marinobacter subterrani. Protein-coding genes within it:
- the ubiD gene encoding 4-hydroxy-3-polyprenylbenzoate decarboxylase, producing the protein MKYNDLRDFIDQLEKLGELKRISVEVDPHLEMTEICDRTLRAGGPALLFENPKGYDMPVLANLFGTPKRVALGMGQDSVTALRDIGKLLAFLKEPDPPKGFRDAIEKLPLFRQVMRMSPKVLRSAPCQDVVIERDQVDLYQIPVQHCWPGDAGPLVTWPLVITRGPHKERQNLGIYRQQVIGRNRLIMRWLSHRGGALDFQEFQKANPGKPYPVAVALGADPATILGAVTPVPDTLSEYAFAGLLRGSRTELVKASLSDLEVPASAEIVLEGFIYPDDVAPEGPFGDHTGYYNEVDQFPVFTVERISHRRDPIYHSTYTGRPPDEPAILGVALNEVFIPILQKQFPEIVDFYLPPEGCSYRLAIVTMKKQYPGHAKRVMMGVWSFLRQFMYTKFVIVTDDDVNARNWEDVIWAITTRMDPVRDTTLVENTPIDYLDFASPVSGLGSKMGMDATNKWPGETTREWGEPIAMADDVKHRVDEMWDSLGIESPGSRPD